The following proteins come from a genomic window of Trifolium pratense cultivar HEN17-A07 linkage group LG4, ARS_RC_1.1, whole genome shotgun sequence:
- the LOC123923578 gene encoding uncharacterized protein LOC123923578 has protein sequence MRDKFSCFSENSINVSNYSCSSYSNNTCISQNIVAPSIQNSISSVYKLVLSTLKQILITVTWCKNHSNQGLSISFGDDDPSNVPTFRLNTNSRFFRKKKGSKLLDVDDSSKVNVLWDLSNAKYETGPEPIEGFYVVVIVDSEIGLILGDSETVTKKIKDNTPMAKISLLSRREHCSGNTLYSTKAQFCDSGNFHDILIKCSVENEGFNSNKSPILCVNIDKKNVIRVKRLQWNFRGNQTIFVDGLLVDLLWDVHDWFFNPVSGYAVFMFRTRSGLDSRLWLEEKQQHSHKDKDKLEFSLLIYACKSS, from the coding sequence ATGAGAGACAAATTTTCATGTTTTAGTGAAAATTCAATAAATGTCTCAAATTATTCATGTTCTAGCTATTCAAACAACACATGCATCTCACAAAACATTGTTGCACCTTCAATTCAAAACTCAATTTCAAGTGTTTATAAATTAGTACTCTCAACATTGAAACAGATTTTAATCACTGTAACTTGGTGtaaaaatcattcaaatcaAGGACTTAGCATAAGTTTTGGTGATGATGATCCTTCAAATGTTCCAACTTTCAGACTCAACACGAATTCAAGGTTTTTCCGCAAGAAAAAAGGTAGCAAATTGCTCGATGTGGATGATTCTTCTAAGGTAAATGTTTTATGGGATCTTTCAAATGCAAAATATGAAACAGGACCAGAACCTATTGAAGGGTTTTATGTAGTTGTCATTGTTGATTCAGAAATCGGTTTAATTCTCGGCGATTCTGAAACCGTTACTAAAAAGATTAAAGATAATACTCCTATGGCGAAAATTTCACTATTATCAAGAAGAGAACATTGTTCTGGTAATACCCTTTATTCCACAAAAGCTCAATTTTGTGATAGTGGAAATTTTCatgatattttgattaaatgcaGCGTGGAAAATGAAGGGTTTAATAGTAATAAATCACCAATTTTATGTGTGAATATTGATAAGAAAAATGTGATTCGTGTGAAGAGGTTACAATGGAATTTTAGAGGGAATcaaacaatttttgttgatggttTGTTGGTTGATTTGCTTTGGGATGTTCATGATTGGTTCTTCAATCCTGTTTCTGGTTATGCTGTGTTCATGTTTAGAACAAGAAGTGGATTGGATAGTAGATTGTGGTTAGAAGAGAAGCAACAACATTCACacaaagataaagataaacTTGAATTCTCCTTGTTGATTTATGCATGTAAGAGCTCATAA